The sequence TGCAAAACTTTCTGAGGATTGAACAATTTTTCCACGCATACACACAAATACACATACAGAGACAGTTATTCTCTTGTACGTACACGTATATTCGACATTTGCATATtccatgtatatgtatatacacacaTCTGTACATGCGTGTGTATACATGTCTGCTATTCATTGTGTTACATAGTGTTCACGTATGGTTTTAAttcacatatatatgtatatatgcatTTGTAAtcgtatattaattaaaaactgacATTTGTCATCGTTCAATAACATGGGCGACGAATTAATATCAAGTTTGAATTACAATTGTTGGAATGATTGGCAGAGATCATTCGTAACGTCACGTTTAAACGATGACATCAGAGTTGATCATTCGTACGCGAAAACTTATAGAAAAATCTTTGTTACTTGTCAGTTCAGTAATCTCTACGAAATAGTCATAATTACAGTTAATCGAATGAGTCAGCTGCTTCATTTATTTCCGTTTCATCGCGAGATACCAAGGAACGCTTGTACCTATATTACTGTAGCTTATCGTTTCCAATAATTTCTCCAATTTGTCTATCGAATGTTCGATCGTCTGTGTGTATATTCCTGTATACGAGCGCATGGTGTCGTTTACGTGTTTCTATCGTGTAGTCACTTCTAAATATATTTACCCTGCGAACACATTTCTCGGtcctgatatttttaataaacagtaagataagaaaatagaattttattgtaataatttataatgtttttgttaaattatttatcgtttttttatatgtaatatatacatGTGCttgttatattaataattttaataataagaagttgataaatatgtatttttttatttatcggtgTATCCTTATATGTTACTGATATTATTTACCACTTACCGTTATTCTGTTCTTTCAGTTGTTCTTATCGGTGACTCTGGAGTAGGAAAAAGTAATCTGTTATCAAGATTTACGAGAAATGAATTCAACTTAGAATCAAAATCGACTATAGGAGTTGAATTTGCTACGCGTAGTATACAAGTAGATGGAAAAACTATTAAAGCTCAGATTTGGGACACGGCTGGGCAAGAACGTTACCGTGCTATTACATCTGCGTAAGTTGAAGTTGCCACTAGAAAAATCttctgaataaaatgaataaaacgcTGTAAAAATGGTATATCATCTTTCTGATTTTTTAACGGTTACTAATAGTTCTGTATTATTTACATTTCTTACAGTACGTTTAacattcataaatattgtttttaaatcagaATCGATTTCATTGTTGTCGTCGTCGGTTTATAGATATTATCGTGGTGCAGTTGGAGCCCTGTTGGTATACGATATCGCGAAACATCTAACGTATGAAAATGTGGAAAGATGGTTGCGAGAATTACGGGACCATGCTGATCAAAACATTGTCATTATGTTGGTGGGAAACAAATCTGACTTAAGGCATCTACGCGCAGTTCCAACTGATGAGGCAAAAGCATTCGCAGAGAGAAATGGCCTCTCTTTCATTGAAACATCTGCTTTAGATTCTACCAATGTTGAGACAGCATTTCAAAATATATTAACAGGTACAGGAATTGTTATCTAAATACAGCGAGCCTTCTTGTTTACCTGTTGCTACTTCTGTTCATGCGATTGACATTATTTTCTAGGGTAATAGGGAAAATGCATTTAGTATTATTACATGCGAATACAGAGAAATGTTTGATTGAAATTAGCACCGTAGTGGTCTTCTATATAAATCCATGAAGATTAATACAGTTTTTAACTATTACAGAAATCTACAGAATCGTATCGCAGAAACAGATACGTGATCCACCCGAAGGTGATACAATCCGGCCACAAAACGTAGAACCAATCGACGTGTCACCAACAATGAATTCAGAGGGAATGCGTAAGCCGTGCTGCCAGTGACTCACCTTGCTGCTTAAAATGTGTGTACATGCAAATACAGTATCAATATCACGGAAATACACTCGAATAATACCAAGTTTCTAAGAGAAAATTTAGTCTATGGTCcagtaaaagaaaaatacgtttaaaaaaaaaagaaaaaagaacaaaacaTGAAAGTTTCTGGGATAAGTCTTTGTACAATAGCATAGTTTTAATATAAGAAAACTATGGTtagttaattataaatattaagttGATTTGTAAATTGAGTTAATTTTAACATacatcaaaattaaatattactaaagacacttttattatgtattttttcttccaattattattattcattgtcCGGTTCTTGTGTACAGTTATGCATTTCAAACTCTAATATCACTTGACCGTAAGAGtaacagaattattaattataagaaaatagACTGAATGCTCTGCGACATGTTCATATAATTAACATTTGTTACGTCAAAGCAAAGGAAGTTATTACTCAAAATCTCTTTCATtcatgtttttttaattattatttttttaaatattctatttaatttCTCGTTTCCAGAACGAGTCGTTCGTTTTCGTCAGTAttagatttttttttacatacatattttatagtacataatttatatatacagagtgtcccagaaagagtgttagtcctttaagggggtggtagctggggtgattttgaacaacatctttctttgcgaaaatgttgtttgaaacttcgtttttgaattattaaggaaaaacactggccaatccaagcgcgcgggctcagggacggcagcgtcatGGGCTTGGCCCGGGTACCAAACGAatgctctgattggccagtgtttttccttaataattcaaaaacgaagcttcaaacaacattttcacaaaggaaaatgttgttcagaatcaccccagctaccacccccttaaagaactaacactctttctgagacaccctgtataattatgaaatatttaaattacttttactcAAGCATATATCAAGCCTACATATAAATAAgcgttttccttttttatacGTAACAGTTGCTAAGAGTTTACagtgcattttttttaaattaacacttAAAATGTAACTttcgattaaataaatattcctttCAATCATTCGAATGCTTACAAAtcaacgatttttttttttcgtatatTAGcttataacaattaaaattataattagattcGATTCTATTTAACTCAAAATACTTTTTCAGCCAAAATATACAAAAGAACCATCGATCGCATGGAAAGTTTAAGTTTTGTTTGCTTTCAGTGTCGAGGAATTGTTTTTTACATGTTTTATTTTGAGATACGGTATTAGCAACTACCTCAAGATGAGTGAAGAAATTTGGTGTCGAACATCATTGACTGCTGTGACAACAATGTGTTATACGTTAAATAGTTTCTGTGCATTTAGCGCATAAAGTATAATCATATCCTTTTCTTCTCTGCTTTAAAAGGCACTTAGGTAGTATatatattatcatttaaaattgggTTTCCAATGTATTTATGCATTTCATTGTCTCTCTCTTTCactttgttattttcaaataaacaacATTGTAATAAAAGTCCACGATTAGATGCAACACAACCCGTTTACTCTTTATcttcattttatattctaatcacaGTTCAATCGAAGGAAAAGAGCCAGGGCTCTTAATGTTATTCAAACAATATAAATTCATATAATATGATAAATGTTCTCTGCGAGCATTAAGATGATTACGTATCCATTATGATATAATAATAACGTCAGCCCTAAATACAATACTATTAATAACTGCGATTACGTACGTTTGTGTTTGCAGGACATACAAAGAGGCACAGGCGAAAAGAAAAGTGGTCGATGGTAAACGTAACAGGTGCATACAGTACAAGAGTCAAGACTATTTACGGTTATAAGTATACCCGACTAAGTTTTCCCAAATAATCCGGCGTTCTGGAAGGAGGTTAGATTTTTAATTGCTTGGTGACAAATAGTAGACAAGTGTGCGCTGTTGCGAGCCGTACTTAAAGAGTATTCTTTTACATCTTTGTTCACGGTCGCTTGGCTTCGATGAAACATTCTAAATTGGCATCGCTTTCTCCGACGAAGAGATTAATCACCGTTCTCTCACCGGGAACACCAGAGAAAACTGTATACTTCTCTCGAGTTCCTTTGGATTATTTGGGAAAAATGTATTGTAATCTCGCCGCTAAGAAACGCGAAGAGTCGAGGAAACTAGCGACACTTATACACCATAGCAGATACATACGAGTAAATCATAAACACGATCGTACAATCTAAATACATCgtcagaaatattaaaaaaaaagggcgAAAGTATGTACGCGCTCTTATTCTGTCTTCGAAATTCATCCCCTGTCGCTCTCACTTcctgtttcattttttctttatcgTTACAATATGTCAATGTTTGTGTTACTGCTTTGTAATACATGTGTAACTCTACTCGACACGTAGTGAGCGATCGTGAATATGCGAATGATttataatattacataaataaGATACATCTGAGATATTTGGTTAAAAGTTTGATGCGTAGCCTACAGATTGCAAGg comes from Osmia lignaria lignaria isolate PbOS001 chromosome 8, iyOsmLign1, whole genome shotgun sequence and encodes:
- the Rab11 gene encoding RAS oncogene family member Rab11, with translation MGTRDDEYDYLFKVVLIGDSGVGKSNLLSRFTRNEFNLESKSTIGVEFATRSIQVDGKTIKAQIWDTAGQERYRAITSAYYRGAVGALLVYDIAKHLTYENVERWLRELRDHADQNIVIMLVGNKSDLRHLRAVPTDEAKAFAERNGLSFIETSALDSTNVETAFQNILTEIYRIVSQKQIRDPPEGDTIRPQNVEPIDVSPTMNSEGMRKPCCQ